In Vigna radiata var. radiata cultivar VC1973A chromosome 3, Vradiata_ver6, whole genome shotgun sequence, the following proteins share a genomic window:
- the LOC106756744 gene encoding uridine nucleosidase 1 isoform X2 — protein sequence MAILMAFQSPEVDVLGLTSVFGNTTTELSTRNALLLCEIAGREDVPVAEGSSGPLKGGTPRVADFVHGKDGLGNTQLPSPKGKKIEKSACEFLVEKVSEYPGEVSVLALGPLTNLALAIKSDSSFASKVKRIVILGGSFFALGNVNPAAEANIYGDPEAADVVFTSGANIVVVGINITTQVQFTDADLLQLKESQGKYAPFLSEICKFYRDWHVKSDGVHGIFLHDPVSFVALVRPDLFTYQKGVVRVETQGICVGHTLLDQGLKIWNTSNPWTGYSPVSVAWTVNVEGVVDYIKELLMKT from the exons ATGGCCATTTTGATGGCTTTTCAAAGTCCCGAGGTTGACGTTCTGGGTTTGACAAGTGTCTTTGGCAATACAACTACGGAGCTTTCCACACGCAATGCTTTGCTGTTG TGTGAGATCGCTGGCCGTGAAGATGTTCCAGTTGCAGAGGGCAGCTCTGGGCCATTgaag gGTGGAACGCCTCGTGTAGCTGATTTTGTTCATGGTAAAGACGGTCTAGGGAACACACAACTACCTTCACCTAAAGGTAAGAAAATTGAGAAGAGCGCTTGTGAGTTTTTGGTAGAGAAAGTCTCTGAATATCCCGGCGAAGTATCTGTGCTAGCACTTGGACCACTAACAAATTTGGCTTTG GCAATCAAAAGTGATTCATCGTTTGCAAGCAAAGTGAAGAGAATAGTCATACTCGGTGGTTCATTCTTTGCCTTGGGCAATGTGAACCCTGCAGCAGAAGCAAAT ATCTATGGAGACCCAGAAGCCGCAGACGTTGTGTTTACCTCTGGTGCAAATATTGTTGTTGTCGGAATAAACATTACAACCCAAGTCCAATTCACAG ATGCTGATCTCCTTCAACTgaaagaatctcaaggaaagtATGCTCCCTTCTTGAGTGAGATATGCAAATTCTACCGGGACTGGCATGTAAAATCTGATGGTGTCCATG GAATTTTCCTCCACGATCCCGTCAGTTTTGTGGCACTTGTGCGTCCAGATCTTTTTACATACCAGAAAGGGGTTGTGAGGGTAGAGACACAAGGCATCTGTGTTGGGCATACACTTCTGGACCAAGGATTGAAAAT TTGGAATACGAGCAACCCATGGACAGGTTATTCTCCTGTTTCAGTTGCTTGGACCGTGAATGTCGAGGGAGTTGTTGATTATATCAAGGAGCTGCTGATGAAAACATGA
- the LOC106757752 gene encoding purple acid phosphatase 22: protein MMGRKCSRRSLMEFPIPLIHTLFLLLFPLPLLSEHNNFVRQPAGQLIITPHQRSHSDPQQVHISLVGKEKMRVSWITEEKRAESVVEYGTESGEYNAKSTGEHTSYRYFLYNSGKIHNVVIGPLKPGTTYFYRCGGSGPEFSLKTPPHNFPLEFVVVGDLGQTEWTASTLKHVESREYDVALLPGDLSYADSQQPLWDSFGRLVEPYASKRPWMVTEGNHEIEIFPIIYPQPFQAYNARWPMPFQQSASTSNLYYSFQLVATHVIMLGSYTDFHAQSQQYNWLQSDLANIDRAKTPWLIVLLHAPWYNTNEAHQGEGESMRQAMEQLLYNARVDLVFAGHVHAYERFTRIYDNKVDSCGPMYVTIGDGGNREGLALTFKNPPSPLSLYREPSFGHGRLRIVNETHAHWSWHRNNDTDAVVADGVWIESLSSSQACSIQQDAPNEEL, encoded by the exons ATGATGGGAAGAAAATGCAGCAGAAGGTCTCTTATGGAGTTCCCAATCCCCCTCATACACACCCTATTCCTCCTTTTGTTCCCACTGCCTCTACTCTCCGAGCACAACAATTTCGTTCGTCAGCCAGCTGGTCAACTCATCATCACACCACATCAACGCTCCCATTCTGATCCGCAACAG GTGCACATTTCATTGGTGGGGAAAGAGAAGATGAGGGTGTCGTGGATAACGGAAGAGAAGCGTGCAGAATCTGTGGTGGAGTACGGAACAGAGTCAGGGGAATATAACGCAAAATCAACGGGGGAGCATACCTCGTACCGATATTTTTTGTACAATTCCGGCAAGATTCACAACGTTGTTATTGGTCCTTTGAAACCAGGCACCACTTACTTCTACAGGTGTGGAGGGTCGGGCCCAGAGTTTTCTCTCAAGACACCTCCACACAACTTCCCTCTTGAATTTGTCGTCGTTG GGGACTTGGGACAAACAGAATGGACTGCATCAACCTTGAAACATGTCGAAAGCAGGGAGTACGACGTTGCGTTGTTACCAGGAGATCTATCATACGCAGACTCCCAACAACCTTTGTGGGACTCCTTTGGTCGTTTGGTGGAACCCTATGCCAGTAAAAGGCCATGGATGGTTACTGAAGGCAACCACGAGATCGAGATTTTCCCCATTATTTACCCACAACCCTTCCAAGCCTACAATGCTCGTTGGCCTATGCCCTTCCAACAAAGTGCTTCCACCTCAAACCTCTATTACTCCTTCCAGCTTGTTGCCACCCATGTCATCATGCTAGGTTCCTACACTGACTTTCACGCCCAGTCACAACAATACAACTGGCTCCAGTCTGATCTCGCCAATATTGACAGGGCCAAGACACCTTGGCTCATTGTGTTGTTGCATGCACCTTGGTATAACACTAATGAGGCACACCAAGGTGAAGGTGAATCCATGAGACAAGCCATGGAACAATTGCTTTATAATGCCCGTGTTGACTTGGTTTTTGCTGGCCATGTTCATGCCTATGAACGCTTC ACTCGAATTTACGATAACAAAGTTGACTCGTGTGGACCCATGTACGTCACCATTGGAGACGGAGGAAATCGAGAGGGGCTTGCGTTAAC GTTTAAGAACCCTCCAAGCCCGCTCTCGTTGTATCGAGAACCAAGCTTTGGACATGGAAGGTTGAGAATAGTAAATGAAACACACGCACACTGGTCGTGGCACCGAAACAACGACACTGATGCAGTCGTAGCTGATGGCGTTTGGATAGAGAGTTTAAGCAGCTCCCAAGCATGTTCGATACAACAAGATGCTCCCAACGAAGAGCTATAA
- the LOC106757753 gene encoding LOW QUALITY PROTEIN: zinc finger A20 and AN1 domain-containing stress-associated protein 4 (The sequence of the model RefSeq protein was modified relative to this genomic sequence to represent the inferred CDS: inserted 1 base in 1 codon) — translation MAEEHPCQAPEGHRLCANNCGFFGSPATMNLCSKCYRDIRLKEEEQAKTKSTIETALSSSSAAATATVASATAVVSSPAAPVESLPQPAVVSAPDACAPLQANRCGACRKRVGLTGFKCRCGTTFXWDPQVPRETRLWLRFQGGWERGDSSGESGDQRGEATEDLICAVDWMM, via the exons ATGGCCGAAGAACACCCATGCCAAGCTCCCGAGGGTCACAGACTCTGCGCCAACAACTGCGGCTTCTTCGGCAGCCCCGCCACCATGAATCTCTGTTCTAAATGCTACAGAGACATCCGACTCAAGGAAGAAGAACAGGCCAAAACTAAATCCACCATCGAAACTGCTCTGTCTTCATCCTCCGCCGCAGCAACAGCAACCGTCGCCTCCGCCACCGCTGTGGTTTCCTCGCCTGCTGCGCCGGTTGAATCCCTCCCTCAACCGGCGGTGGTGTCCGCGCCGGACGCGTGCGCGCCGCTTCAAGCGAACCGGTGTGGCGCGTGTCGTAAGCGCGTGGGGTTGACCGGGTTTAAGTGCCGGTGTGGAACCACGT TGTGGGACCCACAGGTACCCCGAGAAACACGCCTGTGGCTTCGATTTCAAGGCGGTTGGGAGAGAGGAGATAGCTCGGGCGAATCCGGTGATCAAAGGGGAGAAGCTACGGAGGATTTAATCTGCGCCGTTGATTGGATGATGTGA
- the LOC106756937 gene encoding probable purple acid phosphatase 20 — MLVQRMCMLGFLLIVGIFEIDAVYGYNRPPPRQNLFIPNADHSDLPQQVHISQVGENKMRISWITDSPTSPKVSYGPSPSANALSATGTTSSYRYLIYKSGQIHDVVIGPLNPNTVYYYRLGDPPSSETYSFKTPPSQPPIKFAVVGDLGQTDWTTSTLQHVAKSNYDMLILPGDLSYADFIQPLWDSFGRLVEPLASQRPWMVTQGNHEVEKIPIVHSEPFTAYNARWRMPFEESGSDSNLYYSFDVAGVHVIMLGSYAKFHPSSPQYNWLKSDLQKVNRGKTPWVLALIHAPWYNSNTAHQGEPESLEMKASMEDLLFKARVDVVFAGHVHAYERFTRVYKDKANNCGPVHITIGDGGNREGLANKYIDPKPAISMFREASFGHGTFEVFNASHARWTWHQNDNDEAVVSDSIWLTSFFSNPSCKQ, encoded by the exons ATGTTGGTGCAAAGAATGTGCATGCTAGGGTTCTTGCTAATCGTCGGAATCTTCGAAATCGACGCCGTTTATGGTTACAATCGACCACCACCTCGTCAAAACCTCTTTATTCCAAACGCGGATCACTCCGACTTGCCACAACAG GTACACATATCTCAAGTGGGAGAAAACAAGATGAGGATATCGTGGATCACAGACAGCCCAACTTCACCAAAGGTTTCGTACGGTCCATCTCCTTCAGCAAATGCATTATCTGCCACAGGGACAACCTCTTCCTACCGTTATCTCATTTACAAGTCCGGTCAAATTCATGACGTTGTAATTGGTCCCCTCAACCCCAACACTGTCTACTATTACCGTTTGGGTGACCCACCCTCTTCCGAAACATACAGTTTCAAGACTCCACCTTCTCAACCTCCCATCAAGTTTGCAGTAGTTG GAGATCTTGGACAAACGGATTGGACGACTTCGACCTTGCAGCATGTAGCTAAATCAAACTACGACATGTTGATTCTACCAGGTGACCTATCCTACGCAGACTTTATTCAACCTCTATGGGACTCCTTTGGTCGGTTGGTAGAACCTTTAGCTAGCCAGCGTCCTTGGATGGTCACCCAAGGCAACCACGAAGTGGAGAAGATTCCTATCGTTCACTCAGAGCCATTCACGGCATACAACGCCAGATGGCGCATGCCCTTCGAAGAAAGTGGATCAGACTCTAACCTCTACTATTCTTTCGATGTCGCTGGCGTTCATGTCATCATGCTTGGCTCCTATGCCAAATTTCATCCATCTTCTCCGCAATACAATTGGCTTAAATCTGACCTGCAAAAGGTTAACAGGGGAAAAACTCCCTGGGTTTTGGCGCTCATTCACGCTCCTTGGTACAACTCCAACACTGCTCATCAGGGTGAGCCTGAATCCCTTGAAATGAAAGCTTCCATGGAAGACTTGCTCTTCAAAGCCCGTGTCGATGTTGTTTTTGCAGGCCATGTTCATGCTTATGAACGCTTC ACACGGGTTTATAAAGACAAAGCTAACAATTGTGGTCCAGTGCATATCACAATCGGGGACGGGGGTAACCGTGAAGGCCTTGCTAATAA GTACATAGATCCTAAGCCAGCGATATCAATGTTCAGGGAGGCTAGCTTTGGACATGGTACATTCGAAGTCTTTAATGCATCTCACGCACGTTGGACATGGCATCAGAACGATAACGATGAAGCTGTTGTTAGTGATAGTATCTGGCTTACGAGTTTCTTCTCCAATCCTTCTTGTAAACAGTGA
- the LOC106756744 gene encoding uridine nucleosidase 1 isoform X1, translating to MASQDNDANGAVNGALGNAEKLIIDTDPGIDDSMAILMAFQSPEVDVLGLTSVFGNTTTELSTRNALLLCEIAGREDVPVAEGSSGPLKGGTPRVADFVHGKDGLGNTQLPSPKGKKIEKSACEFLVEKVSEYPGEVSVLALGPLTNLALAIKSDSSFASKVKRIVILGGSFFALGNVNPAAEANIYGDPEAADVVFTSGANIVVVGINITTQVQFTDADLLQLKESQGKYAPFLSEICKFYRDWHVKSDGVHGIFLHDPVSFVALVRPDLFTYQKGVVRVETQGICVGHTLLDQGLKIWNTSNPWTGYSPVSVAWTVNVEGVVDYIKELLMKT from the exons ATGGCCTCGCAGGATAACGACGCAAACGGTGCCGTCAACGGCGCCCTCGGAAACGCCGAGAAGCTTATTATCGATACCGACCCTGGGATCG ATGATAGCATGGCCATTTTGATGGCTTTTCAAAGTCCCGAGGTTGACGTTCTGGGTTTGACAAGTGTCTTTGGCAATACAACTACGGAGCTTTCCACACGCAATGCTTTGCTGTTG TGTGAGATCGCTGGCCGTGAAGATGTTCCAGTTGCAGAGGGCAGCTCTGGGCCATTgaag gGTGGAACGCCTCGTGTAGCTGATTTTGTTCATGGTAAAGACGGTCTAGGGAACACACAACTACCTTCACCTAAAGGTAAGAAAATTGAGAAGAGCGCTTGTGAGTTTTTGGTAGAGAAAGTCTCTGAATATCCCGGCGAAGTATCTGTGCTAGCACTTGGACCACTAACAAATTTGGCTTTG GCAATCAAAAGTGATTCATCGTTTGCAAGCAAAGTGAAGAGAATAGTCATACTCGGTGGTTCATTCTTTGCCTTGGGCAATGTGAACCCTGCAGCAGAAGCAAAT ATCTATGGAGACCCAGAAGCCGCAGACGTTGTGTTTACCTCTGGTGCAAATATTGTTGTTGTCGGAATAAACATTACAACCCAAGTCCAATTCACAG ATGCTGATCTCCTTCAACTgaaagaatctcaaggaaagtATGCTCCCTTCTTGAGTGAGATATGCAAATTCTACCGGGACTGGCATGTAAAATCTGATGGTGTCCATG GAATTTTCCTCCACGATCCCGTCAGTTTTGTGGCACTTGTGCGTCCAGATCTTTTTACATACCAGAAAGGGGTTGTGAGGGTAGAGACACAAGGCATCTGTGTTGGGCATACACTTCTGGACCAAGGATTGAAAAT TTGGAATACGAGCAACCCATGGACAGGTTATTCTCCTGTTTCAGTTGCTTGGACCGTGAATGTCGAGGGAGTTGTTGATTATATCAAGGAGCTGCTGATGAAAACATGA